In Parcubacteria group bacterium, the following are encoded in one genomic region:
- a CDS encoding ATP-dependent Clp protease proteolytic subunit: MDTLIPFVIEKSGGAERAYDIYSRLLKERIIFLTGPINDAVANTVIAQLIYLDNEDSKKDIYLYINSPGGIVTSALAIYDTMQFIKPDVATICVGMAASGAALILSGGKHDKRFALPNAEILLHQVMGGAQGQAVEMEIAARQIIKVKNRINQILAKHTGQPLKKIEKDTDRDFYMTPEEAKSYGVIDKIIKTVK, encoded by the coding sequence ATGGATACCCTAATACCATTCGTAATTGAAAAGTCGGGCGGCGCCGAACGCGCTTACGATATTTATTCCCGTCTTTTGAAAGAAAGAATAATTTTTCTTACCGGGCCGATTAACGATGCTGTTGCCAACACGGTTATTGCCCAGTTGATTTATCTTGATAATGAAGACTCCAAAAAAGATATTTATCTTTACATTAATAGCCCCGGGGGAATAGTAACGTCGGCTTTGGCGATTTATGACACGATGCAGTTTATCAAGCCGGATGTGGCCACGATTTGCGTCGGCATGGCGGCGAGCGGCGCCGCTCTTATACTTAGCGGCGGGAAACACGACAAAAGATTCGCTTTACCAAACGCCGAAATACTGCTTCATCAAGTTATGGGAGGCGCGCAAGGGCAGGCGGTTGAAATGGAAATTGCCGCGCGCCAAATTATTAAAGTTAAAAACCGTATCAACCAGATTTTAGCCAAACACACCGGCCAGCCGCTTAAAAAAATAGAAAAAGACACCGATCGGGATTTTTACATGACGCCGGAAGAAGCCAAATCCTACGGCGTAATTGATAAAATAATAAAAACGGTAAAATAA
- the nusA gene encoding transcription termination/antitermination protein NusA: protein MDLKQFASALNQISEEKGISPEKVIETIEMALAAAYKKEYGEKGQIVRAKFDSKTGDVTFSQIKIVVDESMLKPEEEGEESESSFAPAYAEASAGKESVEGEKKIRFNSERHIMLDEAKKIKKDVAVRDELEFVLEAHEDFGRIAAQTAKQVIIQRIREAEREAIWNEYKDKEGELVSGIVQRVELRNIFIDLGKTLAILPREEQVLGEKYNIGVRMKFFLLSVSSDPKGPGIVLSRSHPKMISRLFELEVPEIVAGTVEIKSIAREAGNRTKIAVASSEEGIDPVGSCVGQKGTRVSAVISEIGSEKIDIIEWSEDPEVFVGNAMSPAKVTKTEVMPRRHTARVFVPEDQISLAIGKAGQNVRLAAKLTGWKIDVAGATLTAAGIKEGAALSDLKGVGEKTAEVLREAGLNTPEDIGSSTIEDLTKIEGIGEKTAEKIMESAKKLLEDKNSAETKS, encoded by the coding sequence ATGGATTTAAAACAATTTGCTTCGGCTTTAAACCAGATTTCGGAGGAAAAGGGCATTTCACCGGAAAAGGTTATTGAAACTATTGAGATGGCTTTGGCCGCAGCTTATAAAAAAGAATACGGCGAAAAAGGCCAGATTGTCCGCGCCAAATTTGATTCCAAAACCGGCGACGTAACATTTTCGCAAATAAAGATCGTGGTTGATGAGTCAATGCTTAAACCGGAGGAGGAAGGCGAGGAGTCGGAATCTTCCTTCGCTCCCGCCTATGCCGAGGCCTCGGCGGGCAAGGAATCTGTGGAGGGCGAGAAGAAAATCCGTTTCAATTCCGAGCGGCACATCATGCTTGATGAGGCGAAAAAAATCAAAAAGGATGTTGCCGTCAGAGATGAGTTGGAGTTTGTGCTGGAAGCCCATGAAGATTTCGGCCGCATTGCCGCTCAAACCGCCAAACAAGTAATCATTCAAAGAATTCGTGAAGCGGAAAGAGAAGCGATTTGGAATGAATATAAAGACAAAGAAGGCGAACTGGTAAGCGGCATTGTTCAGCGCGTTGAACTTCGCAACATTTTCATTGATTTGGGCAAAACGCTGGCTATTTTGCCGCGCGAAGAACAGGTTTTGGGAGAAAAATATAACATTGGCGTCAGAATGAAATTCTTCCTTTTATCGGTAAGCTCCGATCCCAAGGGTCCGGGCATTGTTTTGTCGCGTTCGCATCCAAAAATGATTTCTCGCCTTTTTGAACTTGAAGTTCCGGAAATTGTGGCAGGAACAGTTGAGATAAAATCAATCGCCCGAGAAGCCGGTAATCGGACTAAGATTGCCGTAGCGTCAAGCGAAGAAGGTATTGATCCGGTGGGCTCTTGCGTCGGCCAGAAAGGTACGAGGGTATCTGCCGTGATTTCTGAAATCGGCAGTGAAAAAATAGATATTATTGAATGGTCGGAAGATCCGGAAGTCTTTGTCGGCAATGCCATGTCGCCGGCTAAAGTTACTAAAACCGAAGTTATGCCGCGCCGCCATACGGCCAGGGTTTTTGTCCCGGAAGACCAAATATCTTTGGCTATCGGCAAGGCCGGACAAAATGTGAGATTAGCCGCCAAGCTTACCGGCTGGAAAATAGATGTAGCGGGCGCGACACTTACCGCGGCCGGAATTAAAGAAGGCGCCGCCCTTAGTGACTTGAAAGGTGTCGGAGAAAAAACTGCCGAGGTCTTGCGCGAGGCCGGCCTTAATACTCCCGAAGACATTGGTAGTTCTACGATTGAAGATTTGACTAAGATTGAAGGTATCGGAGAAAAGACGGCGGAAAAAATAATGGAATCAGCCAAAAAATTATTGGAAGATAAAAATTCAGCGGAAACAAAGTCATAA
- a CDS encoding class I SAM-dependent methyltransferase, translated as MLDKEFLNVDKVINQFDIESNAIIADFGAGHGFFTIAFGKIAAPSGQVFAVDVLPQALEAVKSKARLEGLFNIKTIHANLEKPNGSTLEGESCDFVFIANVLFQVPDKPMLLNEARRILKPDGRLAVIEWKPFTSVGPKKEYRLTEEDLRQIILAAGFNEIKTIDAGSHHYGFIFKKI; from the coding sequence ATGCTTGATAAGGAATTTTTAAATGTTGATAAAGTAATTAACCAGTTTGATATTGAATCGAATGCGATTATTGCCGATTTTGGCGCGGGGCACGGATTTTTTACCATTGCTTTTGGAAAGATTGCGGCGCCTTCCGGCCAGGTTTTTGCCGTAGACGTTTTACCACAGGCGCTTGAGGCTGTAAAATCAAAGGCACGGCTTGAGGGGCTTTTTAATATAAAAACAATACACGCCAATTTGGAGAAGCCGAACGGTTCGACATTAGAAGGTGAAAGCTGTGATTTTGTTTTTATTGCCAATGTTTTGTTTCAGGTTCCGGATAAGCCAATGCTTTTAAATGAAGCGCGTCGGATTTTAAAGCCTGACGGTCGGCTGGCTGTTATTGAATGGAAGCCGTTCACTTCAGTCGGGCCAAAGAAAGAATATCGCTTAACCGAAGAAGACTTAAGGCAAATAATTTTGGCGGCCGGTTTTAATGAGATTAAAACAATTGATGCCGGCAGTCATCATTATGGGTTTATATTTAAAAAGATATAA
- a CDS encoding extracellular solute-binding protein, translating into MNIGNYQITRGQIVIFGAVFIIVILLILGFIVGSKPPAQQVVNLEFWGLYDDGYSIWQPFFDAYRREGSANVFINYTKMNPDTYERDLIEALASGKAPDIIAFHSSWLPKHGNKVSPVPETLMTLRQFQETFPDVAVTNFISKNQIYAIPVWTDVLTMFYNKDLFNTAVIGTPPKTWDEFIKVIQKLSVKDKFGNFTKSGAALGTADNVNNAADILSLLMLQIGAKMVSDDGQGATFDQSVTVNGNLFLPGESALRFYTDFANPKSSAYSWNDKMPDSFEAFITGKTAIIFDYAVNMPEIKKRAPNLRLGIAAMPQPANASRDVNYASYWGYAVPLASKNSQAAWQFLLYLTRKDINQSFSNAVLRPASRRDVISEEQTSADLGIFAEEILSAVSWYQVDPMAIKKIFKDMIDAVVLSGDKPADALRDAASKVTFLMRR; encoded by the coding sequence ATGAATATAGGTAACTACCAAATAACCAGGGGCCAAATAGTGATTTTCGGTGCGGTTTTTATTATTGTCATCCTTCTTATTTTAGGGTTTATTGTCGGCTCAAAGCCGCCGGCACAGCAGGTAGTAAATCTGGAATTTTGGGGCCTATACGATGACGGCTATTCCATTTGGCAGCCGTTTTTTGATGCCTATCGCAGAGAAGGTAGTGCCAATGTTTTTATCAATTACACCAAAATGAATCCCGATACTTACGAACGTGATTTAATTGAGGCCCTGGCTAGCGGCAAGGCGCCCGATATTATAGCGTTTCATTCTTCCTGGCTTCCCAAGCATGGGAATAAGGTTTCTCCTGTTCCAGAGACTCTAATGACGCTAAGGCAGTTCCAAGAAACGTTTCCCGATGTTGCCGTTACGAACTTTATTTCTAAAAATCAGATTTATGCCATTCCGGTCTGGACCGACGTTTTAACAATGTTTTACAATAAAGATTTATTTAATACTGCGGTAATTGGCACGCCGCCCAAAACATGGGATGAGTTTATAAAAGTAATACAAAAACTTTCTGTAAAAGATAAATTCGGCAATTTTACAAAATCCGGAGCGGCACTCGGTACCGCGGATAATGTAAATAACGCCGCCGATATTTTAAGTTTGCTGATGCTTCAAATCGGCGCCAAGATGGTAAGCGACGATGGGCAAGGAGCGACTTTTGACCAGAGCGTTACGGTTAACGGTAATTTATTTCTTCCGGGAGAATCGGCGTTAAGATTTTATACCGATTTTGCTAATCCAAAATCCAGCGCCTACTCTTGGAATGACAAAATGCCGGATTCTTTTGAAGCTTTTATCACCGGGAAAACCGCCATTATTTTTGACTACGCGGTTAATATGCCGGAAATAAAAAAGAGGGCGCCGAATTTGCGCTTGGGCATAGCAGCAATGCCTCAGCCGGCCAATGCTTCAAGGGATGTTAATTACGCCAGCTACTGGGGCTATGCCGTGCCGCTGGCCTCAAAAAATTCTCAAGCCGCTTGGCAATTTCTCCTTTATTTGACCAGGAAAGATATAAATCAGTCATTTTCAAACGCAGTTCTGCGGCCGGCTTCAAGAAGAGATGTAATAAGCGAAGAACAAACATCCGCTGATTTGGGCATTTTTGCCGAAGAAATTCTTTCGGCAGTCAGCTGGTATCAAGTTGACCCAATGGCAATTAAAAAAATCTTTAAAGATATGATAGATGCCGTTGTATTGAGCGGCGATAAGCCAGCCGATGCCTTAAGAGACGCGGCGAGCAAGGTAACGTTTTTGATGAGGAGGTAG